Proteins found in one Paraburkholderia caballeronis genomic segment:
- the argE gene encoding acetylornithine deacetylase translates to MSVAAEPAQSSAASAASAPLPASLPWVTRLVSMDTVSRNPNLGLIEVVRDDLRARGIEATLTHSPDGKWANLFATLPAHDGSTDGGIVLSGHTDVVPVDGQQWDSDPFRPEIRDGLLYGRGTCDMKGFIGAALTLVPDMLQTKLAKPIHFALSFDEEVGCVGAPLMIEELVKRGVKPDGCIVGEPTSMRPIVAHKGINAYQCCVRGQAAHSSLTPRGLNAIEYAARLVCYIRDMADQFRAQGPFDEQYDVPFTTAQTSTIEGGNAINTVPAECRFVFEFRNLPALDPDAIFARVDQYARETLLPKMQREHASAAIEFTKLAAAPGLEASEQAAITQLVRALTADQDRRKVAYGTEAGLFARAGIPSVVCGPGDIQQAHKANEFVSLDQLSACEAFLRKLVRGLSVEAQAR, encoded by the coding sequence ATGTCCGTCGCCGCTGAACCAGCGCAATCGTCCGCCGCATCCGCCGCTTCCGCCCCCCTCCCCGCGTCGCTTCCGTGGGTCACCCGCCTCGTGTCGATGGACACGGTGAGCCGCAATCCGAATCTCGGCCTGATCGAAGTCGTCCGCGACGATCTGCGCGCGCGCGGCATCGAAGCGACGCTCACGCACAGCCCGGACGGCAAATGGGCAAACCTGTTCGCGACGCTGCCCGCGCACGACGGCTCGACGGACGGCGGCATCGTGCTGTCCGGCCATACCGACGTCGTGCCGGTGGACGGCCAGCAGTGGGACAGCGACCCGTTCCGTCCGGAGATCCGCGACGGCCTGCTGTACGGCCGCGGCACCTGCGACATGAAGGGCTTCATCGGCGCGGCGCTGACGCTCGTGCCCGACATGCTGCAAACGAAGCTCGCGAAGCCGATCCACTTCGCGCTGTCGTTCGACGAGGAAGTGGGTTGCGTCGGCGCGCCGCTGATGATCGAGGAACTGGTGAAGCGCGGCGTGAAGCCGGACGGCTGCATCGTCGGCGAGCCGACCAGCATGCGGCCGATCGTGGCGCACAAGGGCATCAACGCGTATCAGTGCTGCGTGCGCGGCCAGGCCGCGCATTCGTCGCTGACGCCGCGCGGCCTCAACGCGATCGAATACGCGGCGCGGCTCGTCTGCTACATCCGCGACATGGCCGACCAGTTCCGCGCCCAGGGGCCGTTCGACGAACAGTACGACGTGCCGTTCACGACCGCGCAGACGAGCACGATCGAAGGCGGCAACGCGATCAACACGGTGCCGGCCGAATGCCGTTTCGTGTTCGAGTTCCGCAACCTGCCGGCGCTCGATCCGGACGCGATCTTCGCGCGCGTCGATCAATACGCGCGCGAAACGCTGCTGCCGAAGATGCAGCGCGAACATGCGTCGGCCGCGATCGAGTTCACGAAGCTCGCGGCCGCGCCTGGCCTCGAAGCGTCCGAGCAGGCCGCGATCACGCAACTCGTGCGCGCGCTGACCGCCGACCAGGACCGCCGCAAGGTCGCCTACGGCACCGAGGCGGGCCTGTTCGCGCGCGCCGGCATTCCGAGCGTCGTCTGCGGCCCCGGCGACATCCAGCAGGCGCACAAGGCGAACGAGTTCGTATCGCTCGACCAGTTGTCCGCGTGCGAGGCGTTCCTGCGCAAGCTGGTTCGCGGCCTGTCGGTCGAAGCGCAGGCCCGCTGA
- a CDS encoding pyridoxal-phosphate dependent enzyme — MSTGTPQPTNHTIDGEAIPTLDDIAAQHFALAPWVLRTPVFDRHDLGSLEGTLVNFKFELLQASGSFKARGAFTHLLSLDAAQRAAGVTCVSGGNHAIAVAYAAMRLGIGAKVVLLRTASAACVALCRHYRADVVMAPNAREAFDLVRRIEADEGRYFVHPFNGYRTVLGTATLGYEWATQAPDLEAVIVPVGGGGLAAGVATALRLANPNLHVFGVEPEGADVMSRSFAANHTVQIAHQHSIADSLVSPHTEQYSYALCRRHVDRIVTVPDDALRHAMRVLFDELKLAVEPACAAATAALLGPLRDTLQGRRIGVLLSGTNIDPAGFAEQIALAYPMPR, encoded by the coding sequence ATGTCCACCGGCACGCCGCAGCCCACGAACCACACGATCGACGGCGAGGCGATCCCGACGCTCGACGACATCGCCGCGCAGCACTTCGCGCTCGCGCCGTGGGTGCTGCGCACGCCGGTGTTCGACCGGCACGACCTGGGTTCGCTCGAAGGCACGCTGGTCAACTTCAAGTTCGAACTGCTGCAGGCGAGCGGCAGCTTCAAGGCGCGCGGCGCGTTCACGCATCTGCTGTCGCTCGACGCCGCGCAGCGCGCCGCCGGCGTCACCTGCGTGTCCGGCGGCAATCATGCGATCGCGGTCGCGTATGCGGCGATGCGGCTCGGCATCGGCGCGAAGGTCGTGCTGTTGCGTACCGCCAGCGCCGCGTGCGTCGCGTTGTGCCGGCACTATCGCGCGGACGTCGTGATGGCGCCGAATGCCCGCGAGGCGTTCGACCTCGTGCGCAGGATCGAGGCCGACGAAGGCCGCTACTTCGTGCATCCGTTCAACGGCTATCGCACCGTGCTCGGCACTGCGACGCTCGGCTACGAATGGGCGACCCAGGCGCCGGACCTCGAAGCGGTGATCGTGCCGGTCGGCGGCGGCGGACTCGCGGCCGGCGTGGCGACCGCGCTGCGTCTGGCGAACCCGAACCTGCACGTATTCGGCGTCGAGCCTGAAGGCGCGGACGTGATGAGCCGCAGCTTCGCGGCGAACCATACGGTGCAGATCGCCCATCAGCATTCGATCGCCGATTCGCTGGTGTCGCCGCATACCGAGCAGTACAGCTACGCGTTGTGCCGGCGTCATGTCGACCGGATCGTCACCGTCCCGGACGACGCATTGCGCCATGCGATGCGCGTGCTGTTCGACGAACTGAAACTCGCGGTCGAACCGGCCTGCGCGGCCGCGACCGCCGCGCTGCTCGGACCGCTGCGCGACACGCTGCAAGGCCGGCGCATCGGCGTGCTGCTGAGCGGGACCAACATCGATCCGGCGGGTTTCGCCGAACAGATCGCATTGGCTTATCCGATGCCGCGTTGA
- the mscL gene encoding large conductance mechanosensitive channel protein MscL — MSMIKEFKEFAVKGNVMDLAVGVIIGGAFSNIVNSVVKDLIMPVIGVITGGLDFSNKFIRLGDIPSTFRGSPESFRDLQTAGVAVFGYGSFITVLINFIILAFIIFLMVKFINKLRRPTAEEAAAAPATPEDVLLLREIRDELKKQTP, encoded by the coding sequence ATGAGCATGATCAAAGAATTCAAGGAATTCGCCGTCAAAGGCAATGTGATGGATCTGGCCGTCGGTGTGATCATCGGCGGCGCCTTTTCGAACATCGTGAACTCGGTCGTCAAAGACCTGATCATGCCGGTGATCGGCGTGATTACCGGCGGCCTCGACTTCTCGAACAAGTTCATCCGCCTCGGCGACATTCCGTCGACTTTCCGCGGCAGCCCCGAGTCGTTCCGCGACCTGCAGACCGCCGGCGTCGCGGTGTTCGGCTACGGTTCGTTCATCACCGTGCTGATCAACTTCATCATTCTCGCGTTCATCATCTTTCTGATGGTGAAGTTCATCAACAAGCTGCGCCGCCCTACCGCCGAGGAAGCCGCGGCCGCGCCGGCAACGCCGGAAGACGTGCTGCTGCTGCGCGAGATCCGCGACGAACTGAAGAAGCAGACGCCCTGA